ACGTGGACGTGTCCCCATGCGTCTGGGCTCAGGCTTGGCCCTGCAGTGAGGGTCCAATCCCCAGGGAACGTGCTGTGGGGCCGGCCCACCTGCTCAACCTCACTCACCTCCACACAGGATAATGGCTGCGATGAACAGAGCCAGGTCGCTGTCGTCAAGTTCCAGGGCGTTAAACTTGACAGCAAACTCGAACTTGGGTTCAATGATGTCACTGAAGGGCTTGCGGAGGCTGCGCAGGAACTCATGAGTGACAAAGCCACTGCCATTGGCCACCAGCAGCCCATCTTTGTTGACAATGGAGGCCAGCATGGCAAAGATGGCCTCATGCACGCCATACTTGAGAAGGGTCACCTGGTCATTGAGGAAGAGATTGCTGAAGTTGGGGATGCTCTTGGCAAACTCGGTGAGCTCCCGCACGGTCTCCACTGTGGTGCACTGGCAGCGGTAGAACACGTGCACGCTGATCTCTTTGTAGGGCGGCAGGCCGTTCACCAGCTGCTTCCACACCAGGCCCTTCTCTGCCTGCCACAATGTCTCGATGTCGTGGATCACAAAGGGCTGAAAACCAGGCCCTGTCAGAGGCCAGGCCTCGGGGGTCCCCGCCCGAATGTCCCCACACCCCTGCCTGTACCATGAGTTAAGGGAGGGAGGAGGCGCGGTTCTCCCAGGAGTCAGGTGTGGCAGCGTGGACCAGAGCTGGGATTCTGCCACGCTGGGCAGTGACACTCACCGCAGTGTGGCTGGACTTGCCAGTGAGGATGCTGCGGGCCTTCTTTTTGGTCATGTTGAAGTTTTTCAGGTAGGCGTTGTAGATGTGCTTGGAGAAGGCCTTCAGGTCAGCCAGCTGTGGGTTGTGCAGGTGCCCCTCGCTGGCTGTCAGCCCCGCCACCAGCTTCCTCTTCTCCGCCTCTGGCATCCGGCCGAAGCGGATGGCTGCAGGGGGGGCGGGGGACGGGACACGGGACAGTTACAGAGGAACCAGGCACCTCTAACCTTTAACCCTGTCCCTTTACAGGTGCACATGTCAAAGATGGAGACATCACTCTGGGGCCTGAGGCCTCAGGGATTCTAGAGCCATTAAGGTGGTAATGTTGAAGCCGCCCCTCAGAACCTGTGTCCCtcacagtgcccagcacacaggGCCTGAACTTGCTGAGTGATTGGCTGCCCTTGGTGGGATGCAGCACAATACAGCGTCTAGAAGACAGGCTCTGGTGTGAAGGCCTGCTCCCCCAGTCCAGCTCAGCACCTACTAGCTTTGTAACTCTGGACAGACTATTTCACCTTTCTTAAAACTTAATGGGTCCAGAGGCAGTGACTCGTGCCCATATCTCAGCCAcattggaggctgagacaggagaacttcaagttcaaggtcagcctggacaactttgcaagactctgtctcaattttttaaaagggctgagggtgtagctcagtgatagagtgctacttgaggtcctgggttcaatccccagtactgcaaaaattaaaattaaattaaatataaaataaaaaacttaatggGTGGTTGGAACAATTGAACCAGAATATTCTCTGTAATCCCAGGCAcccacccaggaggctgaggcaggcagatcatgTGAGCCCATGAGTTTGAAACTAGCAGACtaggcaatgtagtgagacccccttctcaaaaaaaaaaaaaaaaaaaggcaaataaataaatattcacccAGCACTCATAAATCACAGTCAATGGAACAGGATATGAATCTGGCTTCTATTAGAAGGAGAATGAGGGAAGGATTCCAGCAGTTCTGAGATGTCCTAGGAACTTCCCCAACGGCCACAACGGAATGAGGACCAAAGCAGACACAGACTGAGGGGCAGAATCAAGCCACACACATGCCAGACCCCACCACCCTGGACAAGAATAAAAGCTGCCCAGGGGCTGTCCTACCATggagctattttaaaaaaaatatatatatttttttagttctagttgacacaatatctttattttatttatttatttttatgtggtgcagaggaacACAGTGCCTCCCGCaggcgggggggaggggggagggggggagggggggaggggggctctaccactgagccacaaccccagccccaccatggagctatttaaatgtaaataggaGACTCTCCCCTGTCCCCTGGGGATTTGACCCAGAGGAACAGAGGGGCAGATGGACTTTACAATATCCTACTTTAGGGGTCTGAAGAAAAGACTCTGCAGGAGGCGGAGCACGGGGCAGGGTTGACTGTGTTCTGGGAGAGACTGGCCTCTGACGCAGGAGGTCGCTCACTGGTTCCTGCCTGCTCCCAACAACCAAGAAGGGCTGAGGTCATCCAGCCGGGCTGAGGTTCTGGGACTGGTGCTCCGCACCTGGTCTGAGCTGGGGGCTCAGTTCCCTTCTGGGCCAGAGCAGGTAAACCTCAGGCACAGAGAGGTGGTGGCTGCCCAGGTCTGTCCAGGTAGATGCCAGACAGCGTGGGGAAGTGGCAGATCTTAGGCCCCAGGACCCAGGTCAGACTGGCCAGGTCCCAGCTGACACACAGTTCACTGTGTGCCCAGCACTGCTGTGCGGGTACCTCCTTTCAGGATACACTGGGTACATTCTGGATCCTGGTTTGAGGTCCGCAGATCCAACAGCCCCTGTGCCTTGCCGGGGTCAGCTCTCACCATTATGTGACATGCCCAGTGCCAGGCATTTCTGGAAGCGGCAGTACTGACACTTGTTGCGGTTCTTCTTCTGGATCTTGCAGCTCCGATCACACTTCTCATATTCCAGCTTCATGCGAATTGTCCTTCGGAAGAAGCCCTGAGGGACCAAGCATAGGTGAGGAGAGGTCGCCATGAGGGGACAGGGCTGGCGAATCCTGCTCTGCCCACTGGGCTGTGTCAAAGGCCTGATGAGGCTGACTGATGTAAACACTGCTACAGTTTGGAAGGAACGGGGTGGGCTGGGGGTGTTAAAATTATACAACACATTTACTTTACCTGCCCAAAGAAGCCTTAAATCTTCTTTGTTAATTTGATAACAAAACTGTATCATGGCTAATTTggtttattcataaatatatctGGTTCTTTGTATTTTGTAGGTGGTGGTTtaataaaataatctgtgaaaTTCTCATGGGTATGCAGTTAGAAGGAAAAACCTAGCAGCACCACTGGAAAAAGTGACAGCCCCCAGTTCAGACAGGTGGGGAACGCCAGTCCCAGAATCtcatcactgtttttttttgttttttcctcaagAAGTTCTTGAAGTTTTGAGGTGCTAGAAACCCTGACCTCAGAAGACCTCCTGGCCTGGTCCCCAGGGAGGGGCACCAGCTACCCACAGAGTCCGAGTGTCTGGGTCCACCCTGCAGGTGCCCAGCAGGACAGGCCTGGAGAGGAACCCTCCTTTCCTGCAGGGCCCAGAGCTCAGACTTGGGCGGCCCGAGGGGTTGAGCAGCAGTGTTCTCAGAGTCCAACTCTGGGGCAGGGAAAACCCACATGGTAGCTCAACCTAACGTGAGCTGCAGTCCCCCAGTGCATACCTTGCACCCCTCGCACGCATGAACACCGTAGTGGAAGCCTGAGGCCTTGTCCCCGCACACTCGGCACTCCATGTTGAGGCTGCCGCCCGAGGCCCCGTCACAGCCCATCTGGAGCTGGTCCAGAAGCGAGGGTGGGGAGGAACTCTGGGAGAGGTCTGTGGACAAAGGACAGAGAGGCAGCTTCACACTCTGCCAGCTAGGCCTGGGAgccaggggtggggagggtcCCTAAGCCCTGGGCTCAGCCTCTTCAGAGCTGTGTGTCCTGGTGGGGGGAGGGATTTTTTTTGACCTGGAATGTGGGGTTAAGGACAACTTCTCTGGGAGGATGGGGCAAAGTCTCCAAGGCGAAATTCCCCCAGAGCTGCCACACGGCAGATGTCCAGGACACACAGCTCGGTCAGAGCCTTCCTGCTCTTAAGCATGGTAAGAGGGTGCAGGGTTGGCCGTGCTTTGAGAGGAGGAATAGGTAAGAGGAAGCAGACTGAGGATCTGCAGCTGGTCCTGGGAAGCAGCTCTCTAGTGGCTGGTTTAGAGGTGGCGCCGTGCAAGCCCATGTGGGGTGCTGTGGAAGCTGAGGTGCAGACCTCTGTAGGGCCGGCTCTCGCAGGAAGTTCTACTATGGACATTCCAAGAGGCTCAAGTTTGCCAGGGTGGCGGTggatgtctgtaattccagctacttaagaggctgaggctggaggatctcaagttcaagacccaTCTAGGCAATTTTCTGagcactctgtctcaaaacagaaaatcaaagggctggggatggagttcaATGTAgggcgcccctgggttcaatcactgaaGTAGATGAATGGGGAGAACTTCAAATTCATTCCCATGAAACGTCTTGCTTGATAAAAAGAGCATAGGTGTCAGTCACATTGAGTAGTATGCTGCGGTTCCCTAACCAGCGTACAGATGTTTGAACCATGGTGTTTGGAGTCTTGGCAAGGAAATAGCTGTGACTATGGCTTCAGGATAGATATGCTGTTAAATGACTCAGTAAGAAGCTGTCTTTTCTGATTCTCCCCTCAGACACGCGGTGGAATAAGTGGAAAGGGGACCTATACTGGGTCTCGATCTCCTGACTCCCAGTCCAGTGCTGGTTCTTGGCCCACAGAACTGTCTGTCCTGCCTCTCTCTTGCTGGTTTTCCAATCTCTGCTCTCTCCTGGGATAGCTGGGCCACCTCCTTGAAGGCAGGTGCCAAATTCCCAAACCCAGGAACCAGCCACCTAAGCAGGAGCTCGGCAGGAGACCTAAGCCATGGCAACAAACCCAAACTAATATTTCCCAGGCCTGCAGCCCTGTCTGTACAACACAGGCCAACCGACTGAGGACCCTGCCTGGTGGGCTGCTCCTCTCCTAGTCAGTGAGGTTCAGGGGTGACACAAGTCCCTAAAATGTCCTGTCTTGTCCCAGTGCCTTAGCTCCCAACTTTGGTCATTCCAAGGGGAGTAATAGTCCCCTACCTCGAGCTGGGGTGAGTGGGCCCCTTGATTTCTTGGGCCAGGTGCTCTGACAGGTGAAGCCTCTGTGGTCTCTCGGCCTTCACTGCCACCTGCTGCAGTCCCTGCCTGTTTGTTCCTCGCTGAGCACCACCCACTAGACGTAAGCACCACAGGGCAGGGCGCTGCTGTGGCTCAGCTCCAAGACCTGTGAAGGGTGCTGGACACGTGGCAGGTCCCACTGCCTCGGGGGGACCAGCAGTCCTCATGCTGCCTGGGGTCCTGGCCTCAGCACAACTGGCCAATGGAGCTGGGCAAGACTCGCCACTCCTGGAGGCCTTAGAACAGGGACGACAGGAGTCAGTACCGGTGCCAGAGACTGTGGTAAAATAAAAGCTCTCTATGAGGCCTGCTCGGACGCTGGGGCAGGCGGACTCCGGGCACTTCCTGAGTGGGGTGGTCTACTGCACGCTCGCTTTGCGGTCCTTCTTGTAATCAGTGCTGTTTCTGTAGTTTTGCCTCCCCAGTTAGACTTGCCTTGTCTCTAGCATCTCGGGGACCACCTCCTTCACAGAGTCTTGTCCAAGTGACCAATCTCTGCAGTTaagtcccttcctcctccctgtgtGTGGCCCTGGAGGCTCAGCAGGTGTTTGATCTTGGGGTTGCTGTTGGCCTTGCACATGGCAATATTTATCAACAGACATTTGATAAGTACCTGCTGTGTTCTGGGAAGGACTCTCCTCACatagctgaggaaggaggagataAGCAAACTGGAACAACTAGATGGGGTGGCGCTTGCCAcctagtgactggggaggctgaggcgggatggccagccttagaaacttagtaaaaccctgtctccccaaagaagaactggggatgtagctcagtggtaaaacacccttgggttcaatccccaattaaaaaaacacacacctTGATAAAGGGCACAATGGCAGGTGAGTCAGTGATGCAGGATCTCAGAAGAAGCCATCGCCTTTGCCTGTCCCCACCAGGGCAGGTGACTGCTCCTCTCTCTGGGCTCAAAGGTGAAGCTCTAAATGACCTCCAAGTCAGCTTCTGGATGCTCAGAACAGCAGGCCGGGAGGGTGAGAACTCAACTCAGGAGCCACAAGGCCCCGTTCAGATCCCATCTCCAACCAGCAGTTCTGAGGTAGAACCCATGCGTCCTCTGGCACTTGGGCCTTGGTTTCCTTCTTTGTAGAATGGATATGGCAACAGTACCTGAGAGGCGTGGTGAGGCATGACGGGGGTAACACAGAGGAGGCACTAAGAAGGTGGACATGCTAACTAGAAAGCTGCGGCTCTGCAGTCTCCAGGCTGTGTGCACACAGAGTCCAGGAGGGCCCTGGAACAGGCTGTCCTCTTATCTCTCCTGTCCTGCTGTGGCCGCTGGCTCAGGAGTGTCCAGAGCTCTGGGAAGCCTGGAAGAAGCCAGATGCTCAAACCCAACTGGCCATCCAAGGTTCCCAGAACTCTGAACTGTAAGAGAGACTCAAGACTCATTGTCCCAGGAGGATCCCAATTGGGAACTAGCACTAATGGGCAGGGAGAAACAGGCCTAGAGCAGCCAGGGCCTGGGTGCTGAATGGACATAACTCAAGAGTGAGTAGTCAGGGGGGCCTTGGTGAGGACGCCCTGCCTATTTAGCAGAACAAGAGACCACAAAATACTGACACACCAgctgagagagggaggggagaggctgggctggggcagaGCACAGTGTTGTCCTGGGATACTGGAATGGCGGTAGTTTATGGGTGGGTTTTCCAAAGGTAaagattctctttctttctgattgACCACTTGGCTTAAAGGTTTGTCCCAAATCATCATCACATGTGGTCTAACAGCAGCAATGGCAGAATTCTCCCCATTCCAGGGACCAGGCTCTGAAGGCCCTGCTCCTATCTCATGACCTCCTAGTTGGAGACAGGGGCAAGAAGGCGAATGGAGAGGCCCTCCTTCCCACGGGGAGTTCCGCCTCATGTTCCTTGGGCCTACTGGGTGGGAGTGAGCTGGgcccacctgccagggctgccTGCCTGCACCGCCTGCCCACCTAGCCCCAGGCAGAGGCCTTGCTCTGGTCTATCTTGAAtgcctcccaaaggcccatgttttGAAGGCTTTGTTCCTAGCCTGTGGCACGACTGTGAAGTGGTGGAACATTCAGGAGGTGGGGCTAGAAGAAGTAGTCAGGGTACTTGGAGGTGCCCTTGAGGGGAATATTGGGACCCCGGACCCTCCGCTTACTCTCTTTGCTTCCAGGGCCCCTTGGGGTGAGCAGCTCTTTCCCCTTTACCATGTATctttgccatgatgtgctgccttactgCTGTCCCAAAAACAATGGGACCAACCAACCATGGGctagaacctctaaaactgtgagctaaaagaaacctttcttctttttaagctgagtatctcaggtattttgtccagTGATGAAGAGCTGACATAGTTCTCTCACCCTGCCCCCATCCCTGCCTCTCCTCAGCCTCCCTTCCACTGCTTGGAGGAGGTATGCTTGGTCAGCTGAAGGGTCCATCATTTGGGCCCTGTGGTCTGCCTCTGGGCATTCTCTTgagccacaccctgcctggcCTTCCCACCAACTCTTCAAACATCTGCCAGGGGCCTAGCTGCataggaggggaaggggaaaagagCCACATCTGCCAGGCCCCTACTAAGCACCATGTTGTTAGTGTCTTTATGCCCATTTCATTATCACCTTGAAGGACAATATCATCcacagataaggaaattaagGCTGGGTGAGATTAAGAGATCCACCCAAGGTCACTTGCCTAAGTGGACTTAATCTAATCTGACTCACCTGCAAAGGCAGTGTGTACACACCAGTAGTGCCTTCTTGTTAGTGcacacttactgtgtgccaggcactctaTTGGGCACCTCTCATCCATTCAGCTCGTATAGAGCCTCAGAACAACTCCTCATGAAAGGCGCCCCTTACTCCTACTTTACAGGTGAGGAATCTGAGACAATGGCGGTTTTATGTGTCAACCTGTCTGTGTATGACACCTAGGTTCTGGTTCAAATACCAGTCTAGATCTTGTTATGaaggtatatttttttaaagatgtgattaacatttaaatcggGAGACTTTCAGTGAAGCAGATTACCTTCATAATGTGAATGAGTCTCATTTAACAGTTGAAGGCTTAAAGAAGAAAGATTGTGTGCCCTCCCTCCCAGGAAGAAGGGACCCTGCCTCCATACTGCCTTCAAACTGAGATGCCATGGCAACTTCCTGGGCCTCTAGCTTTCCTGTGAATTCCTAAAACTATATCCCTACACTCACGCATGTGTGCACCCCTGCCCCTACTGGTTCTGTTTTCTCTGGAGACCCCTGAGACAGAGGCAGTGGGACAATTATAAGCAAGAACATGCAACTCCTGGGGCTGAGCTCAGCCACTGTGTCTGCTGCTACCCATGTACTATTAAACAACATTGCTATATGATAAGCATCAAGACAAGGTCATTGCTGAGGAAGACACCAGGTCATTACCCGAATGTTTGCACTCCGTGTAAACACCAGCCCCATCACCCAGAGAGTCAAGTATCTGTTTCACCATCTTTGATTACAAGTTTGGCAAATAGACACTATTGACCTTATTCCCACAATTTATGTGTGGCTGAGATCTCTCCTGCACATCCCGTCTCTATCACTGGAGGCGTACTGTTGTCACAGCTGGGAGGGCAGCCAGGAGGGCCAGCCCCGTCTATTTACTTTGCTGGCAGAGCGTGTAGAAAACAGGCTCCCTCTAGCTACTGAGGTAGGGGCGAGTCCTGCAGGGACTGGGCTGGGGGCCGAGTGGCCTTCTTGCTCACAGCTGCACTGTGAGCTCCTCGGGGCAAGCACTTCTTGTTCATCATGAACACTagcctggcacagtgcctggccctgCCTGGACGCCACCAAGTACTTGCTGAGATCAGGAGGACAGcgtctctctcctcttccttagAGATGCATGGGTGGGATGCTCTTGGCAGGAGGAGACGAGGATGGAGGACGGGGAGGGGTGAGCCCCAGCTCCCGTCTCTCCGCAGCTGGGGGATGCGAGGCAGGTGAATTTCTGGTAACTTCAGCTTCCTCACTGCTGAGAGTTAAGGTAAGGCCCTCTCTGCCTGCCTCTCAGGTGGGGGGAGGTGCTGAGTCAGTACAGGGATGCACAGAGAGCACaggggggcagggggcggggtTCAGCCATGAAGCAGCGGAAGCCTTTCTATGTTCAGCAGTTCCTTATGGGTCCCTGAGGGGACTCTGGGCCAATGTCATAGATTCACAGGTGCCGAGAATTGCAGTGGgtcagatacactttcttctcgcatggccaggcctggggtgggcaggATGCAGCCTTAGCAGCGAGGAGCCTGGTTTGGGTGCTCTCAAAGCCCTCCAGCCCCCAGCACTGATGAGGGTCTGTCTCTAGGACCCTCACCCGTCAGCAGTCTCCTTAAAATGTTgagcaattaatttattttaacctTATGAAGTAAAGCAGTACAAGCGTGCTTCAAATTATGAAAGTAGAACAGACTTGTTGGGAACGACACAGAGGGTGTGCAGCACCCGATGGCAGAGCCACCCCAGCAGGACCCGCTCCCTCAGTCAGCCCACCCGGCCTTCAGGGACACTTCTGCCATCTTACATGATACCTAAGGATTTTTAAGCAACAAGATCCTTCTATTTGACAGGACCTCATTTCCCTGTGTGCATACAGACCTACTTATCCTTCCTAATGACAGAGCATCCCCCGTGGGGCTCCATGGCTGACATGAGCAAGTCCCCCCAGATGCGCCTCCCACTTCTGCTCCTGTAGCAGGGCTGCCGCGAATACGCAGCCGGGGCGTCTCTGCACGCTGAGCAAGGCTCTACACCAGACGCCGGCCCTAGGGAACTGCAGGGTGACAAACGCGCACCCAGGCTGCCTGCCACCCTCAGGACTGGAAGGCCAGTCCTCACCCCGGCCAAGGGTGGCCATATGGTCCCTTGTGCCAATCTTACAGGCTAAATAAACCTCATCTTAAGACGACTTCTTTGACCCTTGATTAGACTAGCATGTTTTGTATTCTGGCCATTTGCTAACTGGGGACTGTCTTACCTGTTTTGACTTTTTGTTTAGTGGCTTTCTCGTAGAATTTGTGAGAACTTTCTATAGACTATGGTGTTAGCACAGTGACCATGTGAAACAGCCCTCTCCTGTGCCCTACCTCCGCTGCATCCCTTTATTGATGAGCGAGGTCTTTTGAACACCATATTGTACACAGAACCATGCGCGTGGctaggtgccccccccccccccccccgcctttaaAACCAGTAAAGCTGCCCGAGATGCCAATGCCACACCGgcctctcctgcctctgctcccagCACTGGGCTGTGGCCTACACGGAACAGTGATGTGCCACTGGGCCCCAGAGGGATGTGTAGAGACTCCAGAACAGGACATCTCTATCTGCCCAGGCCCAGCTGTGGGGATCAGGTCACTAATCTTGTGCCTTCTCTTCCCTGTTCACTCTGGTGTCCTGAGACGTCCCTGGCTCGGGCAGTCCTCGTATCTTCCCTCTGCTTTCTAACCGCCCCTGCCTTTCTCAAGTTCAGAAGGTGAATTATCACCTCTGGGCACACAGTCCTCGCTTCAGAGAAGGCAGGTCTCCAAAGCCATCCCAGACATCAGCGAACACACAGCACATGGGTTATTCTGAGGGGCGGGTGTTGGCTCTTTGGCCCCATGTCACATGCTCTGGTCACTGCTGGTGTCTGGGTGGATCAGGACTGAATGACAGCTCTCCCTTCACCCCAGCCCACCTTGACCCTGCTCCCTGAAGAGGAGGAACCTTGCTTTGCAGGTTCAAGATGGTGTGGCTGCAGGATCAGGCAAGAGCCTGTCCTAGCtccacagccctgccctgccctgactCAGGCACcatctctcctcccaccccacgCAGACACAGGGTTCAGAGCCCATCCCCTGCAGGAAGCCTGCAGGGCTGAAACCAGCAGTAAGAACAGGTGTCCCCACCCGGGGGTACAGCCTCTCATACCAGAGTTCCCTCTGAGGGAAGGGAGCGGGATCAGCTGGATGTGCTGAGTGGCTCTTAAACACCTGTGCACTCACACTAGGTGAGGAGAGAGGCTGGGGGGGAGTGGGAAGGGGCCTGAGCAGCAGGGCAACATGGCATGATGAGGGCTGAGGGGCAGACACCGCATGATGATGATCAGGACAGAATAGCACAGGCCACCAGGGAATGTCTACACCACGGCTGACAGTGGACCAATAAGGTGAACAAGAGAATCGAGAAGCTGAAACTGGCTGCACAAAAGTGACGTGAATTACAGTCATCCATTCTAACTGCTTAGTACTAATGCCTGATCCAGTGCAGCTCATCAGGATGCACAGATTTAGCACCAGGTCAGCTGAGTTGAGTGCCCACTGATCCTAAGAATCACAGGAACAAACAACCTTTCTAGTGACTTAACGCAGATTGGCCCTGGATGCTGGTGGCAGCAGTGGTAGGATAACACAGGCTCGCTCACTCAATTTTTGCAGAAGCCCACATCGCCTACCATCTCTGTTATCCAGAAAGAAGGGGGGCAATCTGCAGGAGGTCCTGCAGCTGCAGAGCGGCAGGGAGGGGCGGGAGCCAGGCCGCTGGGCTCCAGTCTCACTCTGCTGCTCTGCACCCACAGGATGCTGTCTGCAGAGGGCTAGGAGCCTAGTTCCgcctgctctgcccctctgcccgCGTCCCTGGCCAGCCCTTTTCCTCACCCGTGTAGCTGCTGGAAGGAAGTGCAAGCTCTGGTCCTCCATTGAGCTCTGGGGCTCCTTCAGCCTCTGCCACTTCcgctttctcctcctcttcccggACCTCAGGGGTCTCCTCCTGTGGCTGCTCCATGGCTGATCTCCCCTCGGTGCCACACCTGCAGGCCTGGTCATAGCTCTGGCATCATCTGGGTCTGAGTGCAGATGGACCTCTACAGGGCAGCTCCTGTTAGCCTGGACAGAGGGGAGACAGGAAGAAGTTGGGGGTGGCAGTGAAGAAGGGAGTGGCGAGTGG
This portion of the Marmota flaviventris isolate mMarFla1 chromosome 6, mMarFla1.hap1, whole genome shotgun sequence genome encodes:
- the Ppard gene encoding peroxisome proliferator-activated receptor delta isoform X2 translates to MEQPQEETPEVREEEEKAEVAEAEGAPELNGGPELALPSSSYTDLSQSSSPPSLLDQLQMGCDGASGGSLNMECRVCGDKASGFHYGVHACEGCKGFFRRTIRMKLEYEKCDRSCKIQKKNRNKCQYCRFQKCLALGMSHNAIRFGRMPEAEKRKLVAGLTASEGHLHNPQLADLKAFSKHIYNAYLKNFNMTKKKARSILTGKSSHTAVTLLKYGVHEAIFAMLASIVNKDGLLVANGSGFVTHEFLRSLRKPFSDIIEPKFEFAVKFNALELDDSDLALFIAAIILCGDRPGLMNVPQVEAIQDTILRALEFHLQANHPDTQYLFPKLLQKMADLRQLVTEHAQMMQWLKKTETETLLHPLLQEIYKDMY
- the Ppard gene encoding peroxisome proliferator-activated receptor delta isoform X1, encoding MEQPQEETPEVREEEEKAEVAEAEGAPELNGGPELALPSSSYTDLSQSSSPPSLLDQLQMGCDGASGGSLNMECRVCGDKASGFHYGVHACEGCKGFFRRTIRMKLEYEKCDRSCKIQKKNRNKCQYCRFQKCLALGMSHNAIRFGRMPEAEKRKLVAGLTASEGHLHNPQLADLKAFSKHIYNAYLKNFNMTKKKARSILTGKSSHTAPFVIHDIETLWQAEKGLVWKQLVNGLPPYKEISVHVFYRCQCTTVETVRELTEFAKSIPNFSNLFLNDQVTLLKYGVHEAIFAMLASIVNKDGLLVANGSGFVTHEFLRSLRKPFSDIIEPKFEFAVKFNALELDDSDLALFIAAIILCGDRPGLMNVPQVEAIQDTILRALEFHLQANHPDTQYLFPKLLQKMADLRQLVTEHAQMMQWLKKTETETLLHPLLQEIYKDMY